The following are encoded in a window of Leptospira selangorensis genomic DNA:
- a CDS encoding A/G-specific adenine glycosylase: MRAGLKQKEVNLPTYEFDPKTNLKLRNWFIQEKRDLAFRKNRTPYSTWVSEIMLQQTRVAAMLPLYEKFIHRFPKPEDLAIAEEEEVFRYWQGLGYYSRAKNLLAGVQKLVNEFGGQFPKTLEEALSLPGVGPYTARAILSISYNLPFAVLDGNAKRVLSRLVLFKESGPKADPTLQRIADSFLNLEFPGDHNEAVMELGARICIPKPLCTECPLQNDCLAYQNGVQESIPETEKKKKEIPLNIRFYILKTKQGILLIRYPERRFFKTIYSLPFSFEGKNPYDSDPILDWSLKPSDLGIKFKHTITHHKIQGFVSETELDPKSEKKLLENFHKIRPSIEIKYCNWKNLETEFPSSIAKKIKQTLAKDGAVLPGLEN; this comes from the coding sequence TTCCGACCTACGAATTCGATCCCAAAACGAATTTAAAACTTAGAAATTGGTTTATCCAAGAAAAAAGAGACCTGGCATTTCGAAAAAACAGAACTCCTTATTCTACTTGGGTGAGCGAGATCATGTTGCAACAGACAAGAGTTGCAGCAATGCTTCCTCTTTACGAAAAATTTATACATCGATTTCCAAAACCTGAAGATCTTGCGATCGCGGAAGAAGAGGAAGTATTTCGTTATTGGCAAGGACTTGGCTATTATTCCAGAGCAAAAAATCTTTTGGCTGGAGTTCAGAAATTAGTGAATGAGTTCGGCGGACAATTCCCTAAAACTTTGGAAGAAGCTCTTTCTCTTCCAGGAGTTGGGCCTTATACCGCTCGGGCTATTCTTTCCATTTCCTATAATTTACCTTTTGCAGTTTTAGATGGGAATGCAAAAAGAGTTCTCTCTCGTTTAGTCTTATTCAAAGAGTCGGGACCTAAAGCCGATCCAACTTTACAAAGGATCGCGGATTCATTTTTAAATTTGGAATTTCCTGGAGACCATAATGAAGCGGTAATGGAGTTAGGTGCTCGCATTTGTATTCCAAAACCTTTATGTACTGAATGTCCACTTCAAAACGATTGTTTAGCATATCAAAACGGTGTCCAAGAAAGTATTCCGGAGACCGAAAAGAAAAAAAAGGAAATCCCTTTAAATATTCGTTTTTATATCCTAAAAACGAAACAAGGGATACTTCTGATCCGTTATCCTGAGAGAAGATTTTTTAAAACAATCTATTCTCTACCTTTTTCCTTCGAAGGAAAAAATCCGTATGATTCTGATCCTATTTTGGATTGGAGTCTGAAACCTTCCGATCTCGGGATCAAATTTAAACATACAATCACTCATCATAAGATCCAAGGTTTTGTTTCCGAGACGGAACTAGACCCGAAATCAGAAAAGAAGTTGCTGGAGAATTTTCACAAAATTCGCCCTTCTATAGAGATCAAATATTGCAATTGGAAAAATTTGGAGACCGAATTTCCTTCTTCTATTGCAAAAAAGATCAAACAAACCCTGGCTAAAGACGGAGCTGTTCTGCCAGGATTAGAAAACTAA